The following are encoded together in the Hoplias malabaricus isolate fHopMal1 chromosome 3, fHopMal1.hap1, whole genome shotgun sequence genome:
- the hmga1b gene encoding high mobility group AT-hook 1b, translating into MSDSEKQSLSLAEKDGVEKRGRGRPRKHPKESSGSPALKRPRGRPKGSKNKGPSKKRASSAKKLKGKPKKEEKEDQAPQDSSEEDEEEEEEQ; encoded by the exons ATGAGCGATTCCGAAAAACAAAGCCTCTCTCTGGCAGAAAAGGATGGAGTGgaaaaaagaggaagaggaagaccgAGAAAACATCCAAAG GAGTCCAGTGGATCCCCAGCTCTGAAACGACCAAGAGGGAGGCCAAAAGGCAGCAAAAACAAGGGGCCCTCCAAGAAA AGAGCGTCTTCAGCAAAGAAGCTAAAGGGGAAGCCCAAGAAAGAG gAAAAGGAAGATCAGGCACCTCAGGATTCCTCggaggaagatgaggaggaggaagaggagcagTAG